From the Solea senegalensis isolate Sse05_10M linkage group LG16, IFAPA_SoseM_1, whole genome shotgun sequence genome, one window contains:
- the LOC122783237 gene encoding spermatogenesis-associated protein 7-like, producing the protein MFGFQTGSAMQLNKPPLSSKLTQSTIKDMLYHHRKVYSAKAVIDTSAPKSLIQSVKYNDQNKKDRFREGSRPQSAQYVSYSSRASSAQSCHRTSQRTVQKPSSVDLVQKHSELFTQDRPFTPKILKSDTSSIMEKYRCYRAPQRKPTQDCTNSKQETSDRSKKNTEGAQDVDEPSQGIITECSEEELNGTYLSASRQKSHPFCDSSSRASLEGAKSPIVINVFAEEEFEYLNFIFAVTEDILSRKHMSDRVLDRMIKNHIDMNRLQLDEGKMRHLVEKLREFLKEPTNISTSSTPELTNDLLNSLVSCLESGGNQ; encoded by the exons ATGTTTGGTTTTCAGACTGGATCAGCCATGCAGTTGAACAAACCTCCCCTGTCCAGCAAGTTGACACAGTCCACAATCAAAGACATGCTGTATCACCACAGAAAGGTTTACTCAGCCAAAG CTGTCATTGATACATCAGCACCCAAAAGCCTGATAcaaagtgtaaaat ACAATGACCAGAACAAGAAGGATCGCTTCAGGGAAGGGAGTCGTCCTCAGTCAGCTCAGTATGTctcatacagcagcagagcctcCTCAGCTCAG AGTTGCCACAGGACCTCCCAGCGCACTGTCCAGAAGCCGTCCAGCGTAGACCTGGTCCAGAAACACTCTGAGCTCTTTACCCAGGACAGGCCGTTCACCCCAAAGATCCTGAAGTCAGACACGAGTTCAATCATGGAAAAATATCGCTGCTACAGAGCGCCACAAAGGAAGCCCACTCAGGACTGCACCAACTCCAAACAGGAGACCAGTGACAGGAG caaaaaaaacacagaaggcGCACAGGATGTTGATGAGCCATCTCAG gGGATCATTACAGAGTGTTCTGAGGAGGAGTTGAATGGCACATATTTATCAGCATCCAGACAAAAGAGTCATCCTTTCTGTGACTCCTCATCCAG GGCATCACTCGAAGGCGCAAAATCTCCCATTGTGATTAACGTTTTTGCAGA GGAGGAATTTGAGTACctcaattttatttttgctgtaacaGAGGATATCTTATCCAGGAAGCATATGTCTGACag GGTCCTAGATCGGATGATAAAGAACCACATTGACATGAATCGGCTTCAACTCGATGAG GGTAAAAtgcgccatctagtggaaaaGCTGCGTGAATTTCTTAAAGAGCCAACCAACATATCCACCTCCAGTACACCAGAGCTTACAAATGATCTGCTTAACTCACTCGTATCATGTCTGGAATCTGGGGGAAACCAGTGA
- the spata7 gene encoding spermatogenesis-associated protein 7 isoform X1, which translates to MGYAECDCIMESRTGSVSSGLGSSTGRRGQTVKSSPFCPRSSSKLTQSIVRDHMVSHYKKVYSAKAAIDTSVPKSMIHSVKYNDHIRQDRFRKGGRPQSAHSLSQNDSRASCFLAQSRLSLQYEDNSYLCSRASMASSSKFRTSFHAKDVVKVEHSHHSRPASQSKSRSPESALRRKQSVCSLSASGAQSFCKTFRDPVQKTYSGDLLQKHSQHFTHPKPFTPKTLKTDKSSYLEKYRYYRAPLRKPTQDCNDYTLMQQETSDRGTKTTECTQEFDQPSQGSVTEHEWSEDESNGTYLLASRQKSRINKSRDYSFFDSSSRLKLTSPENKKSLSRKKASAEEEELKYLEFISAVTEDILSRRHISDRVLGRVIKHHIDMNRHRLDEGKMLHLLAVLRKDFEEPTNTTTSNTELEKRESDLLDSLQPFLESGGEQVRTKEDDDVFSYASLIKQCDSPNFTDALLVSTPVCSPDRTASPITTNEKDQESDNQEKLISSPCLSEHLPENTGVSEEVVHQNEIGNSNTATDEEVSHENREHTSVTSDEILNQDQAEVSHDGRSQELEDLGRHLSESLHVSSNNSVNVETTNEQHVSTVASVSDDEF; encoded by the exons ATGGGATACGCTGAGTGTGACTGTATCATGGAATCGAGAACGG GGAGTGTGTCATCAGGACTGGGGTCCAGTACTGGcaggagaggacagacagtgaaAAGTAGCC CTTTCTGTCCTCGCTCATCCAGTAAATTGACACAGTCCATCGTTAGAGATCACATGGTGTCTCATTACAAAAAGGTTTACTCGGCTAAAG CTGCCATCGATACTTCAGTTCCTAAAAGCATGATACACAGTGTAAAAT ACAATGACCACATCAGGCAGGATCGCTTCAGGAAAGGAGGTCGTCCTCAGTCAGCTCATTCTCTTTCACAGAACGATAGCAGAGCCTCCTGCTTCTTAGCCCAG agtaGATTATCCCTGCAGTATGAAGACAACTCATATCTCTGCTCGAGGGCATCCATGGCCTCCAGCTCAAAGTTCAGAACTTCATTCCACGCTAAGGACGTTGTTAAAGTGGAGCATTCCCATCACTCTCGCCCAGCATCACAATCAAAGTCCCGGAGCCCAGAGTCAGCTTTGCGCAGAAAGCAGTCAGTGTGTTCACTGTCGGCTTCAGGAGCTCAGAGTTTCTGTAAGACCTTCCGGGACCCTGTCCAGAAGACTTATAGTGGAGACTTGCTCCAGAAACACTCACAGCACTTTACACACCCCAAACCTTTTACCCCCAAGACCCTAAAGACGGATAAGAGTTCATATTTGGAAAAATATCGCTACTACAGAGCACCACTAAGGAAGCCCACTCAGGACTGCAACGATTACACACTGATGCAACAGGAGACCAGTGACAGAGG CACGAAAACCACAGAATGTACACAGGAATTTGATCAACCGTCTCAG GGATCCGTAACGGAGCACGAGTGGTCGGAGGACGAGTCGAATGGCACATATTTGTTAGCGTCCAGACAAAAGAGTCGAATAAACAAGAGCAGAGACTACTCTTTCTTTGACTCCTCATCCAGGTTAAAATT GACCTCACCAGAAAATAAGAAATCTCTCAGTAGGAAGAAAGCATCTGCAGA GGAAGAAGAATTAAAGTACCTCGAATTTATTTCTGCTGTAACGGAGGATATATTATCCAGGAGGCACATCTCTGACAG GGTCCTGGGTCGGGTGATAAAGCACCATATTGACATGAATCGGCATCGACTCGATGAG GGTAAAATGCTCCACCTTCTGGCAGTGCTGCGTAAAGACTTTGAAGAGCCAACCAACACGACCACCTCCAATACAGAGCTTGAAAAAAGGGAGAGTGATCTGCTTGACTCTCTCCAGCCTTTTCTGGAATCAGGGGGGGAGCAAGTTAGGACCAAAGAAGACGACGACGTTTTCTCCTACGCGTCACTGATTAAACAGTGCGATTCGCCTAATTTCACTGATGCCTTATTAGTGTCTACACCCGTATGTTCTCCTGACAGGACTGCGTCACCaataacaacaaatgaaaaGGACCAGGAGAGCGACAATCAGGAAAAGTTAATTAGCTCTCCTTGTCTCAGTGAGCATCTCCCTGAGAATACAGGTGTCAGTGAGGAGGTCGTCCATCAAAATGAAATCGGTAACAGTAACACTGCAACTGATGAAGAAGTCAGCCATGAAAACCGCGAACACACGTCTGTAACCAGTGATGAAATATTGAATCAAGACCAAGCCGAGGTCAGTCACGATGGACGATCTCAAGAGCTCGAAGATCTGGGAAGACATCTGTCAGAGTCTCTTCATGTGTCCAGCAATAACTCGGTTAATGTGGAGACCACTAATGAGCAACATGTAAGCACAGTTGCTTCTGTCAGTGATGATGAGTTCTGA
- the spata7 gene encoding spermatogenesis-associated protein 7 isoform X3: protein MLLTVSGSVSSGLGSSTGRRGQTVKSSPFCPRSSSKLTQSIVRDHMVSHYKKVYSAKAAIDTSVPKSMIHSVKYNDHIRQDRFRKGGRPQSAHSLSQNDSRASCFLAQSRLSLQYEDNSYLCSRASMASSSKFRTSFHAKDVVKVEHSHHSRPASQSKSRSPESALRRKQSVCSLSASGAQSFCKTFRDPVQKTYSGDLLQKHSQHFTHPKPFTPKTLKTDKSSYLEKYRYYRAPLRKPTQDCNDYTLMQQETSDRGTKTTECTQEFDQPSQGSVTEHEWSEDESNGTYLLASRQKSRINKSRDYSFFDSSSRLKLTSPENKKSLSRKKASAEEEELKYLEFISAVTEDILSRRHISDRVLGRVIKHHIDMNRHRLDEGKMLHLLAVLRKDFEEPTNTTTSNTELEKRESDLLDSLQPFLESGGEQVRTKEDDDVFSYASLIKQCDSPNFTDALLVSTPVCSPDRTASPITTNEKDQESDNQEKLISSPCLSEHLPENTGVSEEVVHQNEIGNSNTATDEEVSHENREHTSVTSDEILNQDQAEVSHDGRSQELEDLGRHLSESLHVSSNNSVNVETTNEQHVSTVASVSDDEF from the exons ATGCTGCTAACAGTTTCAG GGAGTGTGTCATCAGGACTGGGGTCCAGTACTGGcaggagaggacagacagtgaaAAGTAGCC CTTTCTGTCCTCGCTCATCCAGTAAATTGACACAGTCCATCGTTAGAGATCACATGGTGTCTCATTACAAAAAGGTTTACTCGGCTAAAG CTGCCATCGATACTTCAGTTCCTAAAAGCATGATACACAGTGTAAAAT ACAATGACCACATCAGGCAGGATCGCTTCAGGAAAGGAGGTCGTCCTCAGTCAGCTCATTCTCTTTCACAGAACGATAGCAGAGCCTCCTGCTTCTTAGCCCAG agtaGATTATCCCTGCAGTATGAAGACAACTCATATCTCTGCTCGAGGGCATCCATGGCCTCCAGCTCAAAGTTCAGAACTTCATTCCACGCTAAGGACGTTGTTAAAGTGGAGCATTCCCATCACTCTCGCCCAGCATCACAATCAAAGTCCCGGAGCCCAGAGTCAGCTTTGCGCAGAAAGCAGTCAGTGTGTTCACTGTCGGCTTCAGGAGCTCAGAGTTTCTGTAAGACCTTCCGGGACCCTGTCCAGAAGACTTATAGTGGAGACTTGCTCCAGAAACACTCACAGCACTTTACACACCCCAAACCTTTTACCCCCAAGACCCTAAAGACGGATAAGAGTTCATATTTGGAAAAATATCGCTACTACAGAGCACCACTAAGGAAGCCCACTCAGGACTGCAACGATTACACACTGATGCAACAGGAGACCAGTGACAGAGG CACGAAAACCACAGAATGTACACAGGAATTTGATCAACCGTCTCAG GGATCCGTAACGGAGCACGAGTGGTCGGAGGACGAGTCGAATGGCACATATTTGTTAGCGTCCAGACAAAAGAGTCGAATAAACAAGAGCAGAGACTACTCTTTCTTTGACTCCTCATCCAGGTTAAAATT GACCTCACCAGAAAATAAGAAATCTCTCAGTAGGAAGAAAGCATCTGCAGA GGAAGAAGAATTAAAGTACCTCGAATTTATTTCTGCTGTAACGGAGGATATATTATCCAGGAGGCACATCTCTGACAG GGTCCTGGGTCGGGTGATAAAGCACCATATTGACATGAATCGGCATCGACTCGATGAG GGTAAAATGCTCCACCTTCTGGCAGTGCTGCGTAAAGACTTTGAAGAGCCAACCAACACGACCACCTCCAATACAGAGCTTGAAAAAAGGGAGAGTGATCTGCTTGACTCTCTCCAGCCTTTTCTGGAATCAGGGGGGGAGCAAGTTAGGACCAAAGAAGACGACGACGTTTTCTCCTACGCGTCACTGATTAAACAGTGCGATTCGCCTAATTTCACTGATGCCTTATTAGTGTCTACACCCGTATGTTCTCCTGACAGGACTGCGTCACCaataacaacaaatgaaaaGGACCAGGAGAGCGACAATCAGGAAAAGTTAATTAGCTCTCCTTGTCTCAGTGAGCATCTCCCTGAGAATACAGGTGTCAGTGAGGAGGTCGTCCATCAAAATGAAATCGGTAACAGTAACACTGCAACTGATGAAGAAGTCAGCCATGAAAACCGCGAACACACGTCTGTAACCAGTGATGAAATATTGAATCAAGACCAAGCCGAGGTCAGTCACGATGGACGATCTCAAGAGCTCGAAGATCTGGGAAGACATCTGTCAGAGTCTCTTCATGTGTCCAGCAATAACTCGGTTAATGTGGAGACCACTAATGAGCAACATGTAAGCACAGTTGCTTCTGTCAGTGATGATGAGTTCTGA
- the spata7 gene encoding spermatogenesis-associated protein 7 isoform X2, with protein sequence MGYAECDCIMESRTGSVSSGLGSSTGRRGQTVKSSPFCPRSSSKLTQSIVRDHMVSHYKKVYSAKAAIDTSVPKSMIHSVKYNDHIRQDRFRKGGRPQSAHSLSQNDSRASCFLAQSRLSLQYEDNSYLCSRASMASSSKFRTSFHAKDVVKVEHSHHSRPASQSKSRSPESALRRKQSVCSLSASGAQSFCKTFRDPVQKTYSGDLLQKHSQHFTHPKPFTPKTLKTDKSSYLEKYRYYRAPLRKPTQDCNDYTLMQQETSDRGTKTTECTQEFDQPSQGSVTEHEWSEDESNGTYLLASRQKSRINKSRDYSFFDSSSRTSPENKKSLSRKKASAEEEELKYLEFISAVTEDILSRRHISDRVLGRVIKHHIDMNRHRLDEGKMLHLLAVLRKDFEEPTNTTTSNTELEKRESDLLDSLQPFLESGGEQVRTKEDDDVFSYASLIKQCDSPNFTDALLVSTPVCSPDRTASPITTNEKDQESDNQEKLISSPCLSEHLPENTGVSEEVVHQNEIGNSNTATDEEVSHENREHTSVTSDEILNQDQAEVSHDGRSQELEDLGRHLSESLHVSSNNSVNVETTNEQHVSTVASVSDDEF encoded by the exons ATGGGATACGCTGAGTGTGACTGTATCATGGAATCGAGAACGG GGAGTGTGTCATCAGGACTGGGGTCCAGTACTGGcaggagaggacagacagtgaaAAGTAGCC CTTTCTGTCCTCGCTCATCCAGTAAATTGACACAGTCCATCGTTAGAGATCACATGGTGTCTCATTACAAAAAGGTTTACTCGGCTAAAG CTGCCATCGATACTTCAGTTCCTAAAAGCATGATACACAGTGTAAAAT ACAATGACCACATCAGGCAGGATCGCTTCAGGAAAGGAGGTCGTCCTCAGTCAGCTCATTCTCTTTCACAGAACGATAGCAGAGCCTCCTGCTTCTTAGCCCAG agtaGATTATCCCTGCAGTATGAAGACAACTCATATCTCTGCTCGAGGGCATCCATGGCCTCCAGCTCAAAGTTCAGAACTTCATTCCACGCTAAGGACGTTGTTAAAGTGGAGCATTCCCATCACTCTCGCCCAGCATCACAATCAAAGTCCCGGAGCCCAGAGTCAGCTTTGCGCAGAAAGCAGTCAGTGTGTTCACTGTCGGCTTCAGGAGCTCAGAGTTTCTGTAAGACCTTCCGGGACCCTGTCCAGAAGACTTATAGTGGAGACTTGCTCCAGAAACACTCACAGCACTTTACACACCCCAAACCTTTTACCCCCAAGACCCTAAAGACGGATAAGAGTTCATATTTGGAAAAATATCGCTACTACAGAGCACCACTAAGGAAGCCCACTCAGGACTGCAACGATTACACACTGATGCAACAGGAGACCAGTGACAGAGG CACGAAAACCACAGAATGTACACAGGAATTTGATCAACCGTCTCAG GGATCCGTAACGGAGCACGAGTGGTCGGAGGACGAGTCGAATGGCACATATTTGTTAGCGTCCAGACAAAAGAGTCGAATAAACAAGAGCAGAGACTACTCTTTCTTTGACTCCTCATCCAG GACCTCACCAGAAAATAAGAAATCTCTCAGTAGGAAGAAAGCATCTGCAGA GGAAGAAGAATTAAAGTACCTCGAATTTATTTCTGCTGTAACGGAGGATATATTATCCAGGAGGCACATCTCTGACAG GGTCCTGGGTCGGGTGATAAAGCACCATATTGACATGAATCGGCATCGACTCGATGAG GGTAAAATGCTCCACCTTCTGGCAGTGCTGCGTAAAGACTTTGAAGAGCCAACCAACACGACCACCTCCAATACAGAGCTTGAAAAAAGGGAGAGTGATCTGCTTGACTCTCTCCAGCCTTTTCTGGAATCAGGGGGGGAGCAAGTTAGGACCAAAGAAGACGACGACGTTTTCTCCTACGCGTCACTGATTAAACAGTGCGATTCGCCTAATTTCACTGATGCCTTATTAGTGTCTACACCCGTATGTTCTCCTGACAGGACTGCGTCACCaataacaacaaatgaaaaGGACCAGGAGAGCGACAATCAGGAAAAGTTAATTAGCTCTCCTTGTCTCAGTGAGCATCTCCCTGAGAATACAGGTGTCAGTGAGGAGGTCGTCCATCAAAATGAAATCGGTAACAGTAACACTGCAACTGATGAAGAAGTCAGCCATGAAAACCGCGAACACACGTCTGTAACCAGTGATGAAATATTGAATCAAGACCAAGCCGAGGTCAGTCACGATGGACGATCTCAAGAGCTCGAAGATCTGGGAAGACATCTGTCAGAGTCTCTTCATGTGTCCAGCAATAACTCGGTTAATGTGGAGACCACTAATGAGCAACATGTAAGCACAGTTGCTTCTGTCAGTGATGATGAGTTCTGA